In a genomic window of Fusobacterium perfoetens ATCC 29250:
- a CDS encoding MATE family efflux transporter produces MNQNFMKERAILPLILSMSLPMMFSMMMASLYNIVDSYFVAKISENAMTALSLVFPIQNLVNAITIGFAIGINAIIAYHLGAKEEKKANIGATQGLFFNGIHGILLTIICILIMPSFLKMFTSDSETINLGIRYSNIVFSFSLIISLGMTFEKIFQSMGKMLITMICMLSGCITNIILDPIMIFGWGIFPKMGIEGAALATGIGQTFSLLLYILFYYTKPIQVKISPKYLILKDKTFIKLYSIGIPAGLNIALPSLLISVLNGILATYSQIYVVILGAYYKLQSFLYLPANGIVQGMRPLIGFNYGAREYERVKKIYNFSLYFAILIMVLGTILCWSIPEILIGMFTTNNNTILAGTIALKIISIGFIISAVSVISSGALEGIGMGGPSLIISLLRYVLLIIPIAFILSRFMEAIGVWHSFWITEFLSAIISHILYVKIILKK; encoded by the coding sequence ATGAATCAAAATTTTATGAAAGAAAGGGCTATTCTCCCTTTAATATTATCTATGTCACTTCCTATGATGTTTTCTATGATGATGGCTTCTCTTTATAATATTGTAGACAGTTATTTCGTAGCCAAAATTAGTGAAAATGCTATGACAGCTTTATCTCTAGTTTTTCCTATTCAAAATCTTGTAAATGCTATTACAATAGGTTTTGCTATTGGTATTAATGCTATTATTGCTTATCATTTAGGAGCAAAAGAGGAGAAAAAGGCTAATATTGGAGCTACACAAGGTTTATTTTTTAATGGAATTCATGGAATTTTATTAACAATTATTTGTATTTTAATTATGCCATCTTTTTTAAAAATGTTTACTTCCGATTCTGAAACTATTAATCTTGGAATTAGATATTCTAATATTGTTTTTAGTTTTTCTTTAATAATCAGTCTTGGAATGACTTTTGAAAAAATTTTTCAATCAATGGGAAAAATGTTAATTACAATGATTTGTATGTTGAGTGGTTGTATAACAAATATTATTTTAGACCCTATAATGATATTTGGTTGGGGTATTTTTCCGAAAATGGGAATTGAGGGGGCTGCTCTTGCTACTGGTATTGGTCAAACTTTCAGTCTTCTTCTATATATTCTTTTTTATTATACAAAACCTATCCAAGTAAAAATAAGCCCAAAATATTTAATTCTTAAAGATAAAACTTTTATAAAATTATATTCTATAGGTATTCCAGCTGGACTTAATATAGCTTTACCATCTCTTTTAATCTCTGTATTAAATGGAATTCTAGCTACTTATTCACAAATTTATGTAGTAATTCTTGGAGCTTATTATAAATTACAAAGTTTTCTTTATCTTCCAGCTAATGGTATAGTTCAAGGTATGCGTCCTTTAATAGGATTTAACTATGGAGCCAGAGAATATGAAAGAGTTAAAAAAATATATAATTTTTCTTTGTATTTTGCAATTTTAATTATGGTTTTAGGAACTATTTTATGTTGGAGTATTCCTGAAATATTAATAGGAATGTTTACTACAAATAATAATACTATTTTAGCTGGAACTATTGCTTTAAAAATAATAAGTATTGGTTTTATAATTTCAGCAGTTTCTGTAATTTCATCTGGAGCTTTAGAAGGAATAGGAATGGGAGGTCCATCACTTATAATTTCTCTTCTTAGATATGTTTTATTAATAATCCCAATAGCTTTTATATTAAGTCGTTTTATGGAAGCTATTGGAGTTTGGCATTCTTTCTGGATAACTGAATTTTTATCTGCCATAATTTCTCATATTTTATATGTAAAAATTATCTTAAAAAAATAA